The Diadema setosum chromosome 4, eeDiaSeto1, whole genome shotgun sequence genome window below encodes:
- the LOC140227956 gene encoding LOW QUALITY PROTEIN: DNA oxidative demethylase ALKBH2-like (The sequence of the model RefSeq protein was modified relative to this genomic sequence to represent the inferred CDS: deleted 2 bases in 1 codon), whose protein sequence is MDRFVVRKPKGKIKSSDAHKNEEHERDGGEKAVAKSNQRDQGPGLTQDQDGRSHSPHGSSDDIQRTSTHTSHYSLKRESCCREAADEDNSNTLKRKRTDGFLMKSLKKRKILGENLNCDYMKVYEVVRNEADDLLKQCEDRLDYFTGDLARIQVYGKWHDIRRKQVAHGDSGVTYKYSGVTVPAKPWTPLLSTIRDRIQEVTGHTFNFVLINRYANGSDYMGEHRDDEKDLVATSPIASLSLGQHRDFVFRHCEARGSHAKRNIAPVKLELEHGSLLVMNYPTNVYWYHSLPVRKRALHVRINMTFRDIHVADKK, encoded by the exons atggATCGTTTTGTTGTTAGGAAGCCGAAGGGCAAAATCAAGTCTTCAGACGCCCACAAGAATGAGGAACACGAGAGAGATGGAGGTGAAAAAGCTGTCGCAAAGAGCAACCAGCGTGACCAGGGCCCAGGGCTTACGCAAGATCAAGACGGCCGCAGCCACTCCCCACATGGCTCTTCGGACGACATCCAGCGAACATCCACTCATACTAGTCATTACAGCTTGAAGAGAGAATCCTGTTGTAGAGAGGCTGCTGATGAAGATAACAGCAacactttaaaaagaaagaggacTGATGGATTCCTGATGAAGTCATTGAAAAAACGGAAAATATTGGGTGAAAACTTAAATTGTGATTACATGAAGGTCTAT GAGGTCGTGAGGAATGAGGCTGATGATTTGTTGAAACAGTGCGAGGATCGTCTTGACTATTTCACTGGCGACTTGGCGAGAATTCAGGTGTATGGAAAATGGCATGATATTCGAAGAAAACAG gTTGCTCATGGTGACTCTGGAGTAACATACAAATATTCAGGCGTGACGGTACCTGCCAAACCATGGACGCCTCTTCTCAGCACCATACGTGATAGAATTCAGGAGGTGACAGGCCACACGTTCAACTTTGTTCTCATCAACAG ATATGCCAATGGCAGTGACTACATGGGGGAGCACCGAGATGATGAGAAGGACTTGGTAGCCACAAGTCCTATTGCTTCTCTGTCTCTTGGCCAGCATCGTGACTTTGTCTTCAGGCATTGTGAGGCCAGGGGCTCACATGCCAAGAGGAACATTGCTCCAGTCAAACTAGAGTTAGAGCATGGAAGCCTATTGGTGATGAACTACCCTACTAATGTGTACTGGTACCACTCCCTACCAGTCAGGAAACGAGCTCTCCATGTTAGGATCAACATGACCTTCAGAGACATACATGTAGCGGACAAAAAGTGA
- the LOC140228062 gene encoding E3 ubiquitin-protein ligase BRE1B-like: MATKRTIGETNSPSDGASTSKEEPAAKKIHVEPYSIGAIYSQEEMDIKVLRFQNKKLVERLESRNGVENDLRGRIERLQQRQNTDEYVLGLMNQYWTQLEEDLKILLTRFVVPEPEVKPAIVSFPPIVSFPPIKPDPEPSPEIKTEPSIKQEPDVKSEGTEVKVEAPEVKTESQTDARIEGSDDSQEKMDVDSDSKDGIKEEKKANEEITSFLAMMSSCDQNEIDIRLEERCKFSKEAVSRLLKSFEDLKSKQETFVKNMENTDAEQGLKSINDDLYAENKRLKDVIESVQTQHQESTMKYTGYSDKLVSMETKLAEAHNMIDDLEYDLNQAKQRGFKLELLLEESYTKLKTATFIGGSGDGSGGFASKQLQSIVNDLQENKELATSRLDDLEKLQEKYQDVVKDLEQSKMDLKLLPEHVIKETATYKCLQSQFSVLYKEAQEMKSQAEDGRTLLQQTKNTHLRQIEQMESDELACQKKLRTEVMQLEDNLAQVQKEYEMLRIEFEQNLAANEQAGPINRELRHLVSSYQSHNSQLKGEISRYRRKLKEAQVEIAKLKTEVEKHAQGCSGLGSNGGSSASAASSSGSGSSGGNGRESSSEHQKEGGHEKDQPAKREDHTHHHHAHHGDERKDKERGKEDRGKDIKNESDLVKELRAQLKKAQEGQKELKLLLDMYKGLQKEQRDKAQIMSNERKARMEIDDLQKRIRHLEERERLESRKMTDEDALRKIRALEEGIHQLQKKLAEKKQEEEALLSEMDVTGQAFEDMQEMNTRLLQQLREKDDANFKLMSERIKSNQIHKLLREEKDVLADQVGTLQTQVDAQNQVVRKLEEKERILQSTLSTVEKELTLRQQAMEMHKRKAIDVSQQAADLKLKLDKIDGTTEALQKLVKEKSTAVEAENHKFRRAQEECVSLKRKVERYKRMELASSADEVLAEEVRTLKEQLTCPCCKKGRKDVVLTKCFHVFCFTCIKTRYETRQRKCPKCNAGFGANDYHRIWLD, from the exons ATGGCGACCAAGAGGACTATTGGTGAAACCAATTCCCCTTCAGATGGCGCCTCCACCAGTAAGGAGGAACCTGCTGCGAAAAAGATCCATGTAGAGCCATACAGCATCGGAGCCATCTACTCACAG GAGGAGATGGACATCAAAGTGTTGAGATTCCAGAACAAAAAATTAGTTGAACGCTTGGAGTCACGGAATGGAGTAGAAAATGACCTTAGAGGGCGTATAGAGCGGCTCCAGCAAAGGCAGAACACAGATGAATACGTCCTTGGATTGATGAATCAATATTGGACACAG CTGGAAGAAGACTTGAAGATTCTCCTGACACGCTTTGTTGTTCCTGAGCCAGAGGTGAAACCAGCTATAGTGAGCTTTCCTCCCATAGTTAGCTTTCCTCCAATCAAACCTGACCCAGAACCCTCACCAGAGATCAAGACAGAACCATCCATCAAACAGGAACCTGATGTGAAAAGTGAAGggacagaggtcaaagttgAAGCACCAGAGGTCAAGACTGAGAGTCAGACCGATGCTCGGATTGAAGGTTCCGATGACTCACAGGAGAAGATGGATGTTGATTCAGACAGCAAGGATGGaataaaggaagaaaagaaag CCAATGAAGAAATCACATCATTCCTGGCCATGATGTCAAGTTGTGATCAGAATGAGATTGACATCCGACTGGAGGAGAGATGCAAGTTTTCCAAGGAGGCTGTCTCCAGGCTCCTTAAGTCATTTGAAGATCTCAAGAGCAAACAGGAAACATTTGTTAAAAACATGGAAAACACAG ATGCAGAGCAGGGGTTGAAGAGCATTAATGATGACCTCTATGCTGAGAACAAAAGGCTCAAGGATGTGATAGAGTCAGTCCAGACTCAGCATCAAGAATCCACCATGAAG TACACAGGGTACAGTGATAAGTTGGTGTCAATGGAGACCAAGCTAGCCGAGGCTCACAACATGATCGATGATTTAGAGTATGACCTAAATCAGGCCAAGCAGCGTGGCTTCAAGCTAGAACTCCTTCTGGAAGAAAGCTACACCAAGCTAAAGACAGCCACATTCATTGGTGGCTCAGGGGATGGATCAGGTGGATTCGCATCTAAACAG CTACAAAGCATAGTGAATGACCTACAGGAGAACAAAGAGTTAGCCACCAGTCGGCTGGATGACCTTGAAAAACTTCAGGAGAAGTACCAAGATGTGGTCAAAGACCTGGAACAGTCCAAAATGGAT CTAAAGCTACTGCCAGAGCATGTGATCAAGGAGACGGCGACGTACAAGTGCCTGCAGTCACAGTTCTCTGTTCTCTACAAGGAGGCTCAAGAAATGAAGTCTCAGGCGGAGGATGGCAGGACTTTACTGCAGCAGACTAAGAACACTCACCTGAGACAGATTGAACAGATGGAG AGTGATGAACTTGCCTGTCAGAAGAAGCTACGCACTGAGGTCATGCAGCTGGAAGACAATCTAGCACAGGTCCAAAAGGAATATGAGATGCTGAGGATAGAATTTGAACAGAACTTAGCTGCCAATGAACAAGCAG GGCCCATCAATCGTGAACTGCGCCATCTTGTGTCCAGTTATCAAAGTCACAACTCACAGCTGAAGGGAGAAATAAGCCGTTACCGGAGGAAACTCAAAGAAGCTCAAGTGGAAATAGCCAAA CTGAAAACAGAAGTGGAGAAGCATGCCCAGGGCTGCAGTGGGCTTGGGAGCAATGGAGGGTCTTCTGCATCAGCTGCATCTTCCAGTGGGAGTGGCAGCAGTGGTGGTAATGGCAGAGAGAGTAGCTCAGAGCACCAGAAGGAGGGTGGGCATGAGAAGGATCAGCCAGCCAAACGTGAGGACCACACACACCATCATCATGCGCACCATGGGGATGAAAGGAAGGATAAAGAACGGGGGAAGGAGGATCGTGGGAAAGACATCAAGAATGAATCTGACCTTGTCAAGGAGCTGAGGGCACAGCTAAA GAAAGCTCAGGAAGGACAGAAAGAGCTAAAGCTGCTGCTCGATATGTACAAAGGTCTGCAGAAAGAGCAGAGAGACAAGGCACAG ATTATGTCCAATGAGCGCAAGGCCAGGATGGAGATTGATGACCTGCAGAAAAGGATACGACACctggaggagagagagagactagaGAGCAGAAAGATGACAGATGAGGATGCTTTGAGGAAGATTCGGGCCTTGGAAGAAGGCATTCACCAGTTACAGAAGAAACTTGCTGAAAAGAAACAG GAGGAGGAGGCTCTACTGTCCGAGATGGATGTCACAGGTCAAGCATTTGAGGACATGCAAGAGATGAACACTCGCCTCCTTCAGCAGCTCAGAGAGAAGGATGACGCCAACTTCAAACTCATGTCTGAA AGGATTAAGTCCAACCAGATCCACAAGCTACTGAGAGAAGAGAAGGACGTGTTGGCTGACCAGGTGGGGACGCTTCAGACTCAGGTGGATGCCCAGAATCAGGTGGTACGGAAACTTGAGGAGAAGGAGAGAATCTTACAGAGCACACTGAGTACTGTGGAGAAAGAGTTGACTCTTCGTCAGCAGGCCATGGAGATGCACAAACGAAAG GCCATTGATGTATCCCAGCAAGCTGCGGATCTGAAACTCAAACTTGACAAGATTGATGGGACAACAGAGGCACTTCAGAAGTTGGTCAAGGAGAAATCCACAGCTGTGGAGGCAGAAAACCACAAGTTCAGGAGAGCACAG GAAGAGTGTGTGAGTCTTAAGAGGAAAGTAGAAAGATACAAACGGATGGAGCTTGCCAGCAGTGCTGATGAAGTTCTGGCTGAAGAGGTCCGAACATTAAAG GAGCAATTGACGTGTCCGTGCTGCAAGAAAGGTCGCAAGGACGTTGTGCTTACCAAGTGCTTCCACGTCTTCTGCTTCACCTGTATCAAGACTCGCTATGAAACACGGCAACGGAAGTGCCCCAAGTGTAATGCTGGCTTTGGTGCCAATGACTACCATAGGATATGGCTAGACTGA